One window of the Diospyros lotus cultivar Yz01 chromosome 12, ASM1463336v1, whole genome shotgun sequence genome contains the following:
- the LOC127787291 gene encoding calmodulin-like protein 3, which produces MDPAELRRVFQMFDRNGDGKITKQELSDSLQNLGIYIQEKELVQMIDKIDANGDGFVDIDEFGGLYQTIMDDKDEEEDMREAFNVFDQNGDGFITVDELRSVLQSLGLKQGRTIEDCKKMISKVDVDGDGRVNYKEFKQMMKGGGFAALNAD; this is translated from the coding sequence aTGGACCCGGCAGAGCTACGGCGGGTTTTCCAGATGTTTGATCGTAATGGGGACGGCAAGATCACAAAGCAAGAGCTAAGCGACTCGTTGCAGAACCTGGGGATATACATTCAGGAAAAAGAGCTGGTCCAAATGATCGACAAGATCGACGCAAATGGAGATGGGTTTGTGGATATTGACGAGTTCGGGGGATTGTATCAGACGATCATGGACGACAAGGACGAGGAGGAGGACATGAGGGAGGCCTTCAACGTGTTCGATCAAAACGGGGATGGGTTCATAACGGTGGATGAGCTGAGGTCGGTGTTGCAGTCGTTGGGGTTAAAGCAAGGACGGACCATAGAAGACTGCAAGAAGATGATAAGTAAGGTGGATGTGGACGGCGATGGCAGGGTCAACTACAAGGAGTTCAAGCAGATGATGAAGGGCGGCGGCTTTGCTGCCCTGAATGCagactaa
- the LOC127787289 gene encoding probable glucan endo-1,3-beta-glucosidase A6, protein MEMRLLSLLLLSLLVSFCSADISEKVGVCYGQLGNNLPSPPKSAELIKTLKAKRVKIYDANPEILQALSGTDLQVSIMVPNELLANISADQKLADHWVRTNVVPFYPQVKIRYLLVGNEILSSSDNTTKFSLVPAMRRIRRSVKGHELRKIKVGTPLAMDVLESSFPPSNGTFRSDVSGSIVRPLLQFLNRTKSFFFLDVYTYFPWTSDPVNIKLDYALLAAKNITYTDPGTGLTYTNLLDQMLDAIVFAMKRLGFPDIRLFIAETGWPNGGDFDQIGVNIYNAATYNRNVIKKLTAKPPVGTPARPGTLFPAFIFALYNENQKPGPGTERHFGLLYPNGSHIYGIDLSGKTPESEYKPLPAPTNNEPYKGKIWCVVAEGANRTDLASALSYACGQGNRTCDPIQPGKKCYKPNSLIRHASYAFSSYWAQFRKAGGTCYFSGLAVQTIKDPSYGQCKFPSVTL, encoded by the exons ATGGAGATGCGTTTACTTTCCCTGCTCTTGCTTTCTCTCCTCGTTTCTTTCTGCA GTGCCGACATCTCAGAGAAGGTGGGCGTTTGCTACGGCCAGCTGGGGAACAATCTCCCGTCTCCTCCCAAATCCGCAGAACTCATCAAAACCCTAAAAGCGAAACGCGTCAAAATCTACGATGCCAACCCAGAAATCCTCCAAGCCCTTAGTGGCACCGACCTCCAGGTCTCCATCATGGTCCCCAACGAGCTCCTTGCCAACATCTCCGCCGACCAGAAACTCGCCGACCACTGGGTCCGCACCAACGTCGTCCCCTTCTACCCCCAAGTCAAGATCAGATACCTCCTCGTCGGGAACGAAATCCTCAGCTCCTCCGATAACACCACCAAGTTCAGCCTCGTCCCGGCCATGCGCCGGATCAGACGCTCCGTCAAGGGCCACGAGCTCCGCAAGATCAAAGTCGGTACTCCCCTGGCTATGGACGTTCTGGAATCGTCTTTCCCACCTTCCAACGGGACGTTCCGGTCCGATGTCTCCGGCTCGATCGTCAGGCCGTTGTTGCAGTTCTTGAACCGGACCAAATCGTTCTTCTTCCTGGATGTGTATACGTATTTCCCGTGGACGTCGGACCCGGTCAATATTAAACTCGACTACGCTCTGTTGGCGGCGAAGAACATAACCTACACCGACCCGGGCACGGGCTTAACCTACACCAACTTGCTCGACCAAATGCTGGACGCCATCGTCTTCGCCATGAAAAGGCTCGGGTTTCCGGATATTCGGTTGTTCATAGCGGAAACCGGCTGGCCGAACGGTGGAGATTTCGACCAGATTGGTGTCAATATTTACAATGCCGCCACTTACAACCGCAACGTCATCAAGAAACTGACGGCCAAGCCGCCTGTCGGCACGCCGGCTCGCCCGGGAACGCTTTTCCCGGCCTTCATATTCGCCCTGTACAATGAGAACCAGAAACCCGGCCCGGGCACGGAGAGGCACTTCGGGTTGCTGTACCCGAATGGATCGCATATCTACGGGATTGACTTGTCGGGGAAGACGCCGGAGTCGGAGTACAAGCCGTTGCCGGCTCCGACGAACAACGAGCCTTACAAGGGGAAGATATGGTGCGTGGTGGCAGAGGGGGCGAATCGGACCGATCTGGCTTCGGCGTTATCGTACGCTTGCGGGCAGGGGAATCGGACATGTGACCCGATTCAACCCGGAAAAAAGTGCTATAAACCGAATTCGTTGATCCGGCATGCGAGCTACGCATTTAGTTCGTATTGGGCCCAGTTTCGAAAGGCTGGTGGCACTTGTTACTTCAGTGGGCTCGCCGTTCAGACCATCAAGGACCCAA gttaCGGCCAGTGCAAGTTCCCAAGCGTTACTCTTTGA
- the LOC127787290 gene encoding uncharacterized CRM domain-containing protein At3g25440, chloroplastic isoform X1: MGQNVGPFKFWTALDCLRLALAWRSQRAVTDRERERERERESEGASEQEEVVKMAMRTLRGSHQLRYLFSNPRIFTPTPYLAILQKPSSVYDVWCKVSGHKPATLLISPFLGTLWIHSGQFLNTDDKVLEQPKHSESIIAADGPCDGNGTKKRKKLKGKRAVVRWLKFLRWKKKKEYKRMTEEEKILYKLRKAQKKEERLVEALKKIEPKESLETTHDPEILTPEEHFYFLKMGIKCKNYVPVGRRGIYQGVILNMHLHWKKHQTLKVVVKTFSPEEVKEIAAELARLSGGIVLDIQEENTIIMYRGKNYSQPPTEIMSPRSTLPRKKALDKSKYRDALRAVRKCIPRLEQDLELLQVKADNRSNVMEESLSTGTEDVASQSLLNSQQENSERLRALMAENDGSQDEDDSETDLVMCSDSEDLSDIFETDSDTQNEENTERPLYLDQFQKFPAQTDRETEGIEELLQQAAGGKDEEKLDLDEVDQMFLRAASLLKKKRGKS, from the exons atggGCCAAAATGTTGGACCGTTTAAATTTTGGACAGCCCTCGACTGTCTCCGCTTGGCCTTGGCTTGGCGTTCTCAGCGCGCAGTcacagacagagagagagagagagagagagagagagagagcgagggaGCGAGCGAACAAGAGGAGGTTGTAAAAATGGCGATGAGGACTCTGCGTGGATCGCACCAGCTTAGATATCTCTTCTCCAATCCTAGAATTTTCACTCCAACACCATACCTAGCGATTCTTCAAAAACCtag TAGCGTTTATGATGTTTGGTGCAAGGTTTCCGGTCACAAACCAGCTACTTTGCTGATATCTCCTTTTCTGGGGACTCTATGGATTCATTCTGGTCAATTTCTGAACACGGACGACAAAGTTTTGGAGCAACCAAAGCACTCTGAAAGCATCATAGCTGCTGATGGCCCTTGCGATGGCAATGGtacaaagaaaaggaagaaactGAAGGGAAAAAGAGCTGTTGTTAGGTGGTTAAAGTTCTTGagatggaagaaaaagaaagaatataaaagaatgacagaagaagaaaagatcTTATACAAATTGAGGAAG GCtcaaaagaaagaggaaaggcTTGTTGAAGCTCTCAAGAAGATTGAACCTAAGGAGTCATTGGAAACGACCCATGATCCAGAGATACTGACACCAGAAGAACACTTCTATTTCTTGAAGATGGGCATCAAGTGCAAAAACTATGTTCCGGTTGGGAGACGAGGAATATACCAGGGTGTAATCTTAAACATGCATTTGCATTGGAAGAAACACCAAACTCTTAAGGTGGTGGTCAAGACGTTTTCACCAGAGGAGGTAAAGGAGATTGCCGCAGAGCTAGCAAGATTGAGCGGAGGAATTGTGCTTGACATTCAGGAAGAAAACACCATTATCATGTACAGAGGGAAGAATTACTCTCAGCCACCAACAGAGATAATGTCACCCAGGAGTACCCTCCCCAGAAAGAag GCTTtagataaatccaaatatagaGATGCACTTCGAGCCGTTAGGAAGTGTATCCCAAGACTTGAACAGGACCTTGAGCTGCTTCAAGTAAAAGCTGATAATAGGAGTAATGTTATGGAAGAATCCCTTTCTACTGGCACTGAAGATGTTGCCTCTCAAAGTCTTTTAAATTCACAGCAGGAGAATTCCGAGAGGCTGAGGGCGTTGATGGCTGAGAATGATGGATCCCAGGACGAGGATGACTCCGAAACTGATTTAGTTATGTGTTCAGATTCCGAAGATCTGTCAGATATCTTTGAGACAGATTCTGATACACAGAATGAAGAGAATACTGAACGGCCACTCTACCTGGATCAGTTCCAAAAATTCCCTGCTCAAACCGACAGAGAAACAGAAGGCATTGAGGAGCTTCTGCAACAAGCAGCTGGAGGGAAAGATGAAGAGAAACTGGACCTTGATGAGGTGGATCAGATGTTTCTGAGAGCTGCATCActtttaaagaagaaaagaggtaaAAGTTGA
- the LOC127786744 gene encoding receptor-like kinase TMK4 has protein sequence MEGDERHHGKRINFFLALATLLIAATSSLYGADSLATKEDAAIMAKLATSLTRTPPSWSANDPCRWTGITCDSSGHVTAISLASKSLSGQLPSELTKLYALRDLSLQRNQISGPLPSLANLPSLQQIFLDTNNFTSVPSPFLSGLTSLRILSMADNPNLAPWSLPGSLADSSALSSIDAEQCNLIGTLPDIFGSLPNLQEVRLSHNNLTGPLPPSFSKSGVQRLWLNNQAVGLSGRIDAIGGMSQLTQVWLHQNLFTGPIPDLSGCTSLFDISLRNNELTGPVPSSLTTLPKLANISLQNNKLQGPLPRFPKNVMVSLGKNNFCNQSPKPCDPQVTTLLDIIGAFGYPNIFAESWSGNDPCKGWKSVSCDSKGRVTVLNFGKQGLVGTISLAIGDLNSLKNLLLNDNNLTGTIPPNLTKLPQLQLVDLSNNNISGKIPAFESSVTLKTSGNPNIGKDLPSDGSGKRNGMSGLRPWLIAAAIVLALICMVALSLLIYKQYVKNHSWKYYRWIRYSGKAGNSKSTKDGTAIGSSGPGSEAPSRSSCTTNSGIQALAGGNAIPVEVLREATSNYSEHNVLGEGGFGIVYRGRLPDGTQIAVKRMVAIPAISSKGLREFEAEIAVLSKVRHRHLVALHGFCIHENERLLVYEYMPQGTLGQHLFSYKEMGYPPLTWKQRLTIVLDVARGIEYLHGLAQESFVHRDLKPSNILLGDDLRAKVSDFGLVKNAPDGKHSVETRLAGTFGYMAPEYAATGKVTTKADVFAFGVVLMETITGRKALDESLPDEESHLVGWFRRQLLNNKDSIRRFVDPSLPDPDEETLESIYKVAELAGHCTARDPRQRPDMGHAVNVLSPLVDQWKPQGEHGFGFELGMSLPQALQKWRSGEDSIRTSSFTNPSEPSAPSTSFKSRDGR, from the exons ATGGAAGGAGATGAAAGACACCACGGAAAACGTATTAACTTCTTCCTTGCGCTAGCAACATTATTAATCGCGGCCACCTCCTCCCTCTACGGCGCCGATTCCCTCGCCACCAAAGAAGATGCGGCCATCATGGCCAAGCTGGCCACCTCCCTCACTCGAACGCCGCCCAGCTGGTCAGCCAACGACCCCTGCCGCTGGACCGGCATCACCTGCGACTCCTCCGGCCACGTCACCGCCATCAGCCTCGCCTCCAAATCTCTCTCCGGCCAATTGCCATCCGAATTAACCAAACTCTACGCTCTCAGGGACCTCTCCCTCCAACGAAACCAAATCTCCGGCCCCTTGCCCTCCCTCGCCAACCTCCCTTCCCTCCAACAAATCTTCCTCGACACCAACAATTTCACCTCCGTTCCCTCTCCGTTTCTCTCCGGATTAACAAGTTTACGGATCCTAAGCATGGCAGACAACCCTAATCTAGCTCCGTGGTCGCTTCCCGGCAGCCTCGCCGATTCCTCCGCCCTGAGTTCCATTGACGCCGAGCAATGCAATTTGATCGGTACCTTGCCGGACATATTCGGGTCACTGCCGAATCTGCAAGAAGTCAGGCTTTCACACAACAATCTCACGGGGCCTCTGCCGCCTTCCTTCTCGAAATCAGGGGTTCAGAGGCTGTGGCTCAACAATCAGGCTGTTGGTCTTTCGGGTAGGATCGATGCGATCGGTGGAATGTCGCAGTTGACACAGGTTTGGCTTCATCAGAATCTATTTACGGGTCCAATCCCAGATCTTTCTGGGTGCACTTCTCTCTTCGATATCTCGCTCCGAAATAACGAGCTAACCGGCCCCGTCCCGTCTTCTCTAACTACGCTTCCAAAGCTGGCTAATATTTCACTCCAGAACAACAAGTTACAGGGTCCATTACCGCGCTTCCCCAAAAATGTAATGGTGAGCCTCGGGAAGAACAACTTCTGCAACCAATCGCCGAAGCCTTGTGATCCGCAGGTGACTACATTGCTTGACATTATCGGGGCGTTTGGTTACCCAAATATCTTTGCCGAATCTTGGTCCGGGAATGACCCTTGCAAAGGATGGAAATCCGTTTCCTGTGATTCAAAGGGGAGAGTGACGGTGCTAAATTTTGGAAAACAAGGTTTGGTTGGGACGATCTCGCTGGCCATTGGAGACCTGAATTCATTGAAAAATTTGCTCTTGAATGACAATAACCTCACCGGCACAATACCTCCCAACTTGACAAAATTACCTCAGCTCCAGCTTGTTGATCTCTCCAACAACAATATTTCAGGAAAAATACCAGCTTTCGAATCATCTGTGACATTGAAAACATCCGGAAATCCAAACATTGGAAAAGACCTTCCATCTGATGGTAGCGGGAAGCGAAACGGCATGTCTGGGTTGCGGCCGTGGCTGATCGCAGCTGCCATTGTCTTAGCTTTGATTTGTATGGTAGCTTTGTCTCTCCTAATTTACAAGCAGTACGTGAAGAATCATAGTTGGAAGTACTACAGATGGATCAGATACTCTGGAAAAGCGGGCAATTCGAAGAGCACTAAAGATGGCACTGCCATTGGTTCGTCCGGTCCTGGAAGTGAAGCGCCCAGCCGAAGCAGCTGTACCACTAATAGTGGCATCCAGGCTTTAGCTGGCGGCAATGCCATACCAGTAGAGGTGCTCCGAGAAGCTACAAGCAATTACAGTGAACATAACGTTCTGGGTGAGGGTGGATTCGGGATTGTTTACAGAGGCAGACTCCCGGACGGGACTCAAATAGCCGTCAAGAGGATGGTAGCTATCCCGGCGATCAGTTCAAAGGGGCTCAGGGAATTCGAGGCCGAAATCGCGGTGCTCAGCAAGGTTAGGCACAGGCATTTAGTTGCGCTTCATGGTTTTTGCATCCACGAAAATGAGAGGCTTTTGGTTTACGAGTACATGCCTCAAGGCACGCTGGGGCAGCACCTGTTCAGCTACAAAGAAATGGGGTATCCTCCGCTTACTTGGAAGCAGAGACTCACAATCGTGCTGGATGTTGCAAGAGGGATTGAGTATTTGCACGGGTTAGCACAAGAGAGTTTCGTTCATAGAGATTTGAAGCCATCTAATATACTTCTTGGAGATGACTTGCGAGCTAAGGTGTCTGATTTTGGCTTGGTTAAGAATGCACCTGACGGGAAGCACTCGGTGGAGACAAGGCTGGCCGGAACATTTGGATACATGGCCCCGGAATATGCTG CCACTGGAAAGGTGACGACAAAGGCGGATGTATTTGCATTCGGGGTGGTGCTGATGGAGACAATCACAGGTAGAAAAGCGCTAGACGAGAGCTTGCCGGACGAGGAAAGCCATTTGGTGGGTTGGTTCCGAAGGCAGCTCCTGAATAACAAGGACAGCATCAGGAGATTTGTAGACCCCTCCCTGCCGGACCCAGACGAAGAAACCTTGGAGAGCATATACAAAGTTGCTGAACTAGCGGGACACTGCACTGCTCGCGACCCCCGCCAGCGGCCGGACATGGGCCACGCCGTAAACGTACTATCTCCCCTTGTGGATCAATGGAAACCACAAGGGGAACACGGTTTCGGCTTCGAGCTTGGCATGAGCCTCCCTCAGGCCTTGCAAAAGTGGCGGTCTGGTGAAGATTCCATAAGAACCAGCAGTTTTACAAACCCAAGCGAACCTTCCGCCCCTTCAACCTCCTTCAAATCAAGAGATGGTCGATGA
- the LOC127814033 gene encoding protein FAR1-RELATED SEQUENCE 2-like isoform X1 encodes MVFMEGAFSRASDSDEAERCSPVESYNPNDLTDDELSRSMDLCIGEDDKTMEQSGGNLTPPDVIEPNVGMEFDSRDEAREFYVTYGRCTGFTVRIHHNRRSRINNMVIGQDFVCSKEGFREKKYVHRKDRVLPPPPITREGCPAMLRVALRDGVKWVVTKFIKDHNHSLMSPSKVPWRGSGKHLISEDEKDRRIRELTLELYNERQRCKRQCAAYQEQLNMLLKYVEEHTEHMSRSVENIVQRVRELENENDSD; translated from the exons ATGGTCTTCATGGAGGGCGCATTTAGCCGGGCATCTGACTCAGATGAAGCTGAAAGGTGCTCACCGGTTgaaagctacaacccaaatgaTCTCACTGATGATGAACTGTCCAGGAGTATGGATCTGTGTATTGGTGAAGATGACAAGACAATGGAACAATCAGGTGGGAATTTAACTCCACCTGATGTCATAGAACCAAATGTCGGCATGGAATTTGATTCAAGAGATGAGGCTCGAGAATTTTATGTCACTTATGGTAGGTGTACGGGCTTCACGGTGCGCATTCATCATAATCGGCGTTCTCGGATCAATAATATGGTAATTGGTCAGGATTTTGTATGTTCAAAAGAAGGTTTCCGGGAAAAGAAATATGTACACAGGAAAGATAGAGTTCTTCCTCCACCGCCAATCACCCGTGAAGGTTGTCCTGCAATGCTCAGGGTTGCTCTGAGGGATGGAGTGAAATGGGTTGTTACTAAATTCATAAAAGATCACAATCACAGTTTGATGTCTCCCAGTAAAGTACCATGGCGAGGATCTGGAAAACATTTGATCAGTGAG GATGAGAAGGATCGTAGAATTCGTGAGCTGACCCTTGAACTATACAACGAGAGACAGAGATGTAAACGCCAGTGTGCAGCTTACCAGGAACAGCTCAATATGTTGTTGAAATATGTTGAAGAACACACTGAGCACATGTCCAGAAGTGTGGAAAATATAGTCCAGCGTGTAAGAgaacttgaaaatgaaaatgactCAGATTAG
- the LOC127814033 gene encoding protein FAR1-RELATED SEQUENCE 5-like isoform X2, with the protein MVFMEGAFSRASDSDEAERCSPVESYNPNDLTDDELSRSMDLCIGEDDKTMEQSGGNLTPPDVIEPNVGMEFDSRDEAREFYVTYGRCTGFTVRIHHNRRSRINNMVIGQDFVCSKEGFREKKYVHRKDRVLPPPPITREGCPAMLRVALRDGVKWVVTKFIKDHNHSLMSPSKVPWRGSGKHLISEVSSRSMVFGVAKQRLIQRLVCLGAG; encoded by the exons ATGGTCTTCATGGAGGGCGCATTTAGCCGGGCATCTGACTCAGATGAAGCTGAAAGGTGCTCACCGGTTgaaagctacaacccaaatgaTCTCACTGATGATGAACTGTCCAGGAGTATGGATCTGTGTATTGGTGAAGATGACAAGACAATGGAACAATCAGGTGGGAATTTAACTCCACCTGATGTCATAGAACCAAATGTCGGCATGGAATTTGATTCAAGAGATGAGGCTCGAGAATTTTATGTCACTTATGGTAGGTGTACGGGCTTCACGGTGCGCATTCATCATAATCGGCGTTCTCGGATCAATAATATGGTAATTGGTCAGGATTTTGTATGTTCAAAAGAAGGTTTCCGGGAAAAGAAATATGTACACAGGAAAGATAGAGTTCTTCCTCCACCGCCAATCACCCGTGAAGGTTGTCCTGCAATGCTCAGGGTTGCTCTGAGGGATGGAGTGAAATGGGTTGTTACTAAATTCATAAAAGATCACAATCACAGTTTGATGTCTCCCAGTAAAGTACCATGGCGAGGATCTGGAAAACATTTGATCAGTGAG GTTTCAAGTAGAAGTATGGTTTTTGGGGTCGCCAAGCAGCGGTTAATCCAACGACTTGTTTGCCTGGGTGCAGGATGA
- the LOC127787290 gene encoding uncharacterized CRM domain-containing protein At3g25440, chloroplastic isoform X2, which translates to MGQNVGPFKFWTALDCLRLALAWRSQRAVTDRERERERERESEGASEQEEVVKMAMRTLRGSHQLRYLFSNPRIFTPTPYLAILQKPSVYDVWCKVSGHKPATLLISPFLGTLWIHSGQFLNTDDKVLEQPKHSESIIAADGPCDGNGTKKRKKLKGKRAVVRWLKFLRWKKKKEYKRMTEEEKILYKLRKAQKKEERLVEALKKIEPKESLETTHDPEILTPEEHFYFLKMGIKCKNYVPVGRRGIYQGVILNMHLHWKKHQTLKVVVKTFSPEEVKEIAAELARLSGGIVLDIQEENTIIMYRGKNYSQPPTEIMSPRSTLPRKKALDKSKYRDALRAVRKCIPRLEQDLELLQVKADNRSNVMEESLSTGTEDVASQSLLNSQQENSERLRALMAENDGSQDEDDSETDLVMCSDSEDLSDIFETDSDTQNEENTERPLYLDQFQKFPAQTDRETEGIEELLQQAAGGKDEEKLDLDEVDQMFLRAASLLKKKRGKS; encoded by the exons atggGCCAAAATGTTGGACCGTTTAAATTTTGGACAGCCCTCGACTGTCTCCGCTTGGCCTTGGCTTGGCGTTCTCAGCGCGCAGTcacagacagagagagagagagagagagagagagagagagcgagggaGCGAGCGAACAAGAGGAGGTTGTAAAAATGGCGATGAGGACTCTGCGTGGATCGCACCAGCTTAGATATCTCTTCTCCAATCCTAGAATTTTCACTCCAACACCATACCTAGCGATTCTTCAAAAACCtag CGTTTATGATGTTTGGTGCAAGGTTTCCGGTCACAAACCAGCTACTTTGCTGATATCTCCTTTTCTGGGGACTCTATGGATTCATTCTGGTCAATTTCTGAACACGGACGACAAAGTTTTGGAGCAACCAAAGCACTCTGAAAGCATCATAGCTGCTGATGGCCCTTGCGATGGCAATGGtacaaagaaaaggaagaaactGAAGGGAAAAAGAGCTGTTGTTAGGTGGTTAAAGTTCTTGagatggaagaaaaagaaagaatataaaagaatgacagaagaagaaaagatcTTATACAAATTGAGGAAG GCtcaaaagaaagaggaaaggcTTGTTGAAGCTCTCAAGAAGATTGAACCTAAGGAGTCATTGGAAACGACCCATGATCCAGAGATACTGACACCAGAAGAACACTTCTATTTCTTGAAGATGGGCATCAAGTGCAAAAACTATGTTCCGGTTGGGAGACGAGGAATATACCAGGGTGTAATCTTAAACATGCATTTGCATTGGAAGAAACACCAAACTCTTAAGGTGGTGGTCAAGACGTTTTCACCAGAGGAGGTAAAGGAGATTGCCGCAGAGCTAGCAAGATTGAGCGGAGGAATTGTGCTTGACATTCAGGAAGAAAACACCATTATCATGTACAGAGGGAAGAATTACTCTCAGCCACCAACAGAGATAATGTCACCCAGGAGTACCCTCCCCAGAAAGAag GCTTtagataaatccaaatatagaGATGCACTTCGAGCCGTTAGGAAGTGTATCCCAAGACTTGAACAGGACCTTGAGCTGCTTCAAGTAAAAGCTGATAATAGGAGTAATGTTATGGAAGAATCCCTTTCTACTGGCACTGAAGATGTTGCCTCTCAAAGTCTTTTAAATTCACAGCAGGAGAATTCCGAGAGGCTGAGGGCGTTGATGGCTGAGAATGATGGATCCCAGGACGAGGATGACTCCGAAACTGATTTAGTTATGTGTTCAGATTCCGAAGATCTGTCAGATATCTTTGAGACAGATTCTGATACACAGAATGAAGAGAATACTGAACGGCCACTCTACCTGGATCAGTTCCAAAAATTCCCTGCTCAAACCGACAGAGAAACAGAAGGCATTGAGGAGCTTCTGCAACAAGCAGCTGGAGGGAAAGATGAAGAGAAACTGGACCTTGATGAGGTGGATCAGATGTTTCTGAGAGCTGCATCActtttaaagaagaaaagaggtaaAAGTTGA
- the LOC127787160 gene encoding chloroplast envelope quinone oxidoreductase homolog has translation MAGKKLMHAVQYDRYGHGPAGLKHVEVPVLVPSKDEVLLKLEATSINPFDLRIKNGILRPFFPRKFPHIPTTDVAGEVVEVGSGVKNFKVGDKVAAMLSHAAGGGLAEFAVAKVALTVPRPPEVSAAEGAGLPIAGVTAHQALTQSAGVKLDGSGPRKNILITAASGGVGHYAVQLAKFGNTHVTATCGARNLDFVKSLGADEVVDYKTPDGAALKSPSGQKFDAVIHCATGIPWSTFEPNLSEHGKVIDLTPGPSAMMTFVLNKLTFSKKQLVPLLVIPKSESLRSVVELVKEGKLKTVIDSTHPLSKAEDAWAKSFSGHATGKIIIEQR, from the exons ATGGCCGGGAAGAAGCTCATGCACGCGGTTCAGTACGATCGCTATGGTCACGGACCTGCTGGTTTGAAG CACGTGGAAGTTCCTGTTCTCGTTCCAAGCAAGGATGAAGTCTTGTTAAAACTGGAAGCCACAAGCAtaaatccatttgatttgagAATTAAGAATGGCATACTGCGCCCCTTTTTTCCTCGCAAATTTCCTCATATACCAA CTACTGATGTAGCAGGAGAAGTGGTGGAAGTTGGATCTGGAGTCAAGAACTTTAAAGTTGGCGACAAAGTTGCAGCCATGCTTAGCCATGCC GCTGGAGGCGGACTAGCTGAGTTTGCTGTGGCTAAGGTGGCTCTAACAGTTCCGAGGCCACCTGAGGTATCAGCAGCAGAAGGTGCGGGGCTACCTATTGCAGGTGTTACTGCTCACCAGGCCCTTACCCAATCGGCAGGGGTCAAGCTGGATGGAAGTGGCCCGAGAAAGAACATTCTGATCACAGCTGCCTCTGGCGGCGTTGGCCACTATGCAGTTCAGCTTGCAAAGTTTGGGAACACGCACGTAACAGCCACTTGTGGGGCTCGCAACCTGGACTTCGTGAAGAGTTTGGGGGCCGATGAGGTCGTGGACTATAAAACACCTGATGGGGCAGCTCTCAAGAGCCCCTCTGGCCAGAAATTTGATGCAGTGATCCACTGTGCCACAGGCATTCCTTGGTCTACATTCGAGCCCAATCTGAGTGAACATGGGAAGGTGATAGATCTGACGCCTGGACCGAGTGCCATGATGACTTTTGTCTTGAACAAGCTCACATTCAGTAAGAAGCAGTTGGTTCCACTACTTGTAATCCCCAAAAGTGAGAGCCTCAGGTCTGTGGTTGAGTTGGTGAAGGAAGGGAAGCTTAAGACAGTGATAGATTCAACACATCCTCTGAGTAAGGCTGAAGATGCTTGGGCTAAGAGCTTCAGCGGTCATGCTACTGGGAAAATTATCATAGAGCAGCGTTAA